A genome region from Bradyrhizobium commune includes the following:
- a CDS encoding ring-opening amidohydrolase, producing MRTARVFRLSMAHPGDLSELDELIVRGTIKASDVAAIIGKTEGNGGVNDFTRGYFTQTLMALLSKHLGKPAAQLIREIPCVLSGGTEGVMSPHYSVFCIPETDATPTGAARLAIGTAFSAPLAAENVGRRAHVESVAATVRQAIANAGIERLEDVHFVQVKCPCVTVARAAAAIAAGKTPLTNDPNKSMAFARAAGAFGVALGLGEIKAGDFTDASLLSDFAVQSPRASISSGVEVESNEVVVLGNSSHWAGDLRIAHRPMADALDIGAIVDVLADLGIAAAPQVSAADLTRISSILVKCEPDRRGNVRGHRHTMLDDTDINAQRHIRGAVAGLVAGVIGDGRIFVSGGAEHQGPDGGGLIAVIAAQSGGD from the coding sequence ATGAGAACGGCGCGCGTGTTTCGCCTGTCGATGGCCCATCCCGGCGATCTCTCCGAACTGGATGAGCTCATCGTACGCGGCACCATCAAGGCCTCCGACGTCGCGGCCATCATCGGCAAGACCGAGGGCAATGGCGGCGTCAACGATTTCACCCGCGGCTATTTTACCCAGACGCTGATGGCGCTGCTGTCGAAGCATCTCGGCAAGCCAGCCGCGCAACTGATCCGGGAAATCCCCTGCGTGCTCTCAGGCGGCACCGAGGGCGTGATGAGCCCGCATTATAGTGTGTTCTGCATCCCCGAGACCGATGCGACACCAACGGGCGCCGCGAGGCTCGCGATCGGGACCGCCTTCAGCGCACCGCTCGCCGCGGAAAATGTCGGGCGGCGTGCGCATGTCGAGAGCGTGGCAGCGACGGTACGGCAGGCGATTGCCAATGCCGGTATCGAGCGTCTGGAGGATGTGCATTTCGTCCAGGTCAAGTGCCCCTGCGTCACGGTCGCGCGCGCTGCGGCAGCGATCGCCGCGGGCAAGACGCCGCTCACCAACGATCCCAACAAGTCGATGGCCTTTGCACGCGCCGCCGGCGCCTTTGGCGTCGCGCTCGGGCTCGGCGAGATCAAGGCGGGCGACTTCACCGACGCCTCGCTCCTGTCCGACTTCGCCGTCCAGTCGCCGCGAGCCAGCATTTCCTCCGGCGTCGAGGTCGAGAGCAACGAGGTCGTCGTGCTCGGCAACAGCTCACATTGGGCCGGCGACTTGCGCATCGCGCATCGGCCAATGGCGGACGCGCTCGATATCGGCGCGATTGTCGACGTGCTCGCCGATCTCGGCATTGCCGCCGCGCCGCAAGTCTCCGCCGCCGACCTCACGCGCATCAGCTCCATTCTGGTCAAATGCGAGCCGGACCGGCGCGGCAATGTTCGCGGCCACCGCCATACCATGCTCGACGATACCGACATCAACGCGCAACGTCACATCCGCGGTGCGGTCGCGGGTCTTGTCGCCGGCGTGATCGGCGATGGCCGCATCTTCGTCTCCGGCGGTGCCGAGCACCAGGGGCCGGACGGCGGCGGCCTGATCGCGGTCATCGCCGCGCAGAGCGGAGGTGACTAG
- a CDS encoding xanthine dehydrogenase family protein molybdopterin-binding subunit: MTTRFFGAPVKRNEDRKLLTGQALFVDDVELPGMLHVAFLRSQAAHGRIKSIDTSRALQRAGVVAVYTADDYGAYWQPGPLLVQPPPIAGSVFNPRTQVPLARDKVRYAGEPLAVIVAESRYLAEDALDDIDVELEPLAAVVDLEAALISSSALVHDDLNSNVAAQVHQAKGDYRKAAAGAHLVLKRRFHYEHGISSPIETRGVVAQWDARGAQMTIWDTTQAPVFIRNGLAAMLGLGERQVRVIAPFVGGGFGPKIMMFYPEEVALPWISMRLNRPVKWIEDRLEHFVATTHERGQIHDAEIALTADGRILGVKDIFLHDTGAYNPYGLTVPINSQCTLLGPYVIPAYDSSFTAVFTNLPIVTPYRGAGRQHGVFVIERLLDLAACELDIDRAEIRRRNLIPPDAFPFNNEIIYQDFAPLTYDSGNYEPVLTKALDAIGYRRFLTEEQPKLREEGRCVGIGIACYVEGTGIGPYEGAKVQVQTNGKVSVATGIGTQGQGHFTSFAQIVADQLGVAPSDVDIVTGDTDQFYWGAGTFASRGAVVAGNAVSEASQAVRRKALKLAADAFECAEEDLVVADGKVSIVGVPGKFIRLGELAQRANPMRGAVKPGTEPGLESTQYFGPPSGSTANGVHAAIIEVDPLTFELKVLKYVVVHDCGTVINPMILEGQIHGGVAQGIGNAFYEKLSFDDQGQLLNASLADYLLPTALEVPRMELDHTVTPSPLNPLGIKGAGEAGAIPVGPLFAQAIEDALQLTARKVELLEIPLSPSRLFELTRQEGA, encoded by the coding sequence ATGACCACGCGATTCTTCGGCGCGCCGGTCAAGCGCAATGAGGACCGAAAGCTCCTCACCGGACAGGCGCTGTTCGTCGATGACGTCGAGCTGCCGGGGATGTTGCACGTGGCATTCCTGCGCAGCCAGGCCGCGCACGGACGCATCAAGAGCATCGACACCTCGCGCGCGTTGCAGCGGGCGGGTGTCGTCGCGGTCTATACGGCCGATGACTACGGCGCCTATTGGCAGCCCGGTCCGCTCTTGGTCCAGCCGCCTCCGATTGCCGGCAGCGTCTTCAATCCCCGCACCCAGGTGCCGCTGGCGCGAGACAAGGTTCGCTATGCCGGCGAGCCCTTGGCCGTGATCGTGGCCGAAAGCCGGTATCTTGCCGAGGACGCGCTGGATGACATCGACGTCGAGCTGGAGCCGCTTGCCGCGGTCGTCGATCTTGAGGCTGCGCTGATATCGTCGTCAGCTCTCGTGCACGATGATCTCAATTCGAACGTCGCAGCTCAGGTGCACCAGGCCAAGGGCGACTATCGCAAGGCGGCGGCTGGCGCGCATCTCGTACTCAAGCGGCGTTTCCACTACGAGCACGGCATCTCGTCGCCGATCGAGACCCGCGGCGTCGTCGCGCAGTGGGATGCGCGCGGTGCGCAGATGACGATTTGGGATACGACGCAGGCGCCGGTTTTCATCCGCAACGGCCTTGCCGCCATGCTCGGCCTCGGCGAGCGCCAGGTGCGTGTCATCGCCCCCTTTGTCGGCGGCGGCTTCGGCCCCAAGATCATGATGTTCTATCCGGAGGAGGTGGCGCTTCCCTGGATTTCGATGCGGCTCAATCGTCCGGTGAAATGGATCGAGGACCGGCTCGAGCATTTCGTCGCGACCACGCATGAGCGCGGCCAGATCCACGATGCTGAGATCGCTCTCACAGCCGACGGCCGCATTCTCGGTGTCAAGGACATCTTCCTGCACGACACCGGCGCCTATAATCCGTACGGCTTGACCGTGCCGATCAATAGCCAGTGCACGTTGCTAGGGCCCTATGTCATCCCGGCCTATGACAGCAGCTTCACGGCGGTGTTCACCAATCTGCCGATCGTGACGCCCTATCGCGGCGCCGGCCGCCAGCACGGCGTGTTCGTGATCGAGCGCCTGCTCGACCTCGCCGCGTGCGAGCTCGATATCGACCGGGCGGAGATCCGGCGGCGCAATCTGATTCCGCCGGATGCGTTTCCGTTCAACAACGAGATCATCTACCAGGACTTTGCGCCGCTGACCTATGACAGCGGCAATTACGAGCCGGTGCTGACCAAAGCGCTCGACGCGATCGGCTACCGGCGCTTCCTGACGGAGGAGCAGCCGAAGTTGCGCGAGGAGGGCCGCTGCGTCGGCATCGGAATTGCCTGCTATGTCGAGGGCACCGGTATCGGGCCCTACGAGGGCGCCAAGGTGCAGGTGCAGACCAACGGTAAGGTCAGCGTGGCGACCGGCATCGGCACCCAGGGACAGGGGCATTTTACCAGCTTTGCCCAGATCGTCGCCGATCAGCTCGGCGTCGCGCCATCCGATGTCGACATCGTCACCGGCGATACCGACCAGTTCTACTGGGGCGCCGGCACCTTTGCGAGCCGCGGCGCAGTGGTGGCCGGCAACGCCGTCAGCGAGGCCTCACAAGCGGTGCGGCGGAAAGCGTTGAAGCTCGCGGCCGATGCGTTCGAATGCGCGGAGGAAGATCTCGTCGTCGCCGACGGCAAAGTCTCGATCGTCGGCGTGCCCGGCAAATTCATCCGACTCGGCGAGCTCGCGCAACGCGCCAACCCGATGCGCGGCGCCGTGAAGCCAGGCACCGAGCCCGGCCTCGAATCGACGCAATATTTCGGCCCGCCGAGCGGCTCGACCGCCAACGGCGTGCATGCCGCGATCATCGAGGTGGATCCGCTGACCTTCGAGCTGAAAGTGCTGAAATACGTCGTGGTCCACGACTGCGGCACGGTGATCAATCCGATGATCCTCGAAGGCCAGATCCATGGCGGCGTGGCGCAGGGCATCGGCAATGCCTTTTACGAAAAGCTTTCGTTCGACGACCAGGGCCAGTTGCTCAACGCCTCGCTCGCCGATTATTTATTGCCGACTGCGCTCGAAGTGCCCCGTATGGAGCTCGACCACACGGTGACGCCGTCGCCACTCAATCCGCTCGGCATCAAGGGCGCAGGCGAGGCCGGCGCCATTCCGGTCGGGCCGTTGTTCGCGCAGGCGATCGAGGATGCGCTGCAGCTCACCGCGCGGAAGGTCGAGCTTCTGGAGATTCCGCTGAGCCCGAGCCGGTTGTTCGAATTGACCCGACAGGAGGGGGCATGA
- a CDS encoding (2Fe-2S)-binding protein, producing MPDSHQIELRVNGTLYRRAVEPRMLLSDFLRHELGLAGTHVGCEHGVCGACTILFEGDPVRSCLMLAVQANGRELATIEGLASPSGELHPVQQAMHDHHGLQCGYCTPGILMTMTAYLKENPSPSEDEIREALSGNLCRCTGYQNIVDAMMDAAAKLREAAP from the coding sequence ATGCCTGACAGCCACCAGATCGAGCTGCGGGTCAACGGCACGCTCTATCGTCGCGCAGTCGAACCGCGCATGCTGCTCAGCGATTTCCTGCGGCATGAGCTCGGGCTCGCCGGCACCCATGTCGGCTGCGAGCACGGCGTCTGCGGCGCCTGCACCATTCTGTTCGAAGGTGATCCTGTGCGCTCCTGCCTGATGCTCGCGGTGCAGGCCAACGGTCGCGAGCTCGCGACGATCGAGGGGCTGGCCTCGCCGAGCGGTGAGCTGCATCCGGTGCAGCAGGCGATGCACGACCATCACGGCCTGCAATGCGGCTATTGCACGCCCGGCATCCTGATGACCATGACGGCCTATCTCAAGGAGAATCCGTCGCCGTCCGAGGATGAGATACGGGAGGCTCTGTCCGGAAATCTCTGCCGCTGCACCGGTTACCAGAATATCGTCGATGCGATGATGGATGCCGCCGCAAAGCTGCGCGAGGCCGCGCCATGA
- a CDS encoding FAD binding domain-containing protein, with protein MKPAPFKYVAASSLDHALALKAEYGDEARFLAGGQSLIPAMNFRLARPELLIDVNGLTKLSGIDRSEPGKVRVGALTRYRTLERDAGFLGACPLFADALPHIAHPQIRNRGTIGGNLSHADPASELPALAVAMQAEMRIKSASGERLVAASEFFVGLLTTDLGSDEMLVDVAYPARRPRSGACFMEIARRRGDFAIAGVAAVVSLDDERRCAEVRIALCGVGETPVDASASASTIVGDRLTGEAIETIAGHVQEMIAPFGNVHASADYQRHVAGVLTQRVLRTAHQRAGHA; from the coding sequence ATGAAGCCTGCTCCCTTCAAATATGTTGCGGCGTCGTCGCTCGACCACGCGCTTGCGCTGAAGGCCGAATATGGCGACGAGGCGCGGTTCCTCGCGGGCGGGCAAAGCCTTATCCCTGCGATGAATTTTCGCCTGGCGCGCCCCGAGCTGCTGATCGACGTCAACGGCCTGACCAAGCTTTCCGGGATCGATCGCTCCGAGCCGGGCAAGGTCAGGGTCGGCGCGCTGACGCGCTACCGGACGCTGGAGCGTGATGCCGGTTTCCTGGGGGCCTGCCCACTTTTTGCCGACGCGCTGCCACACATTGCCCATCCTCAGATCCGCAATCGCGGCACCATCGGCGGCAACCTGTCGCATGCCGATCCCGCCTCCGAATTGCCGGCGCTCGCGGTCGCCATGCAGGCCGAGATGCGGATCAAATCGGCATCGGGCGAACGGCTTGTGGCGGCGTCCGAATTCTTCGTCGGCTTGCTCACGACCGATCTCGGCAGCGATGAGATGCTGGTTGACGTCGCCTATCCGGCCCGGCGCCCGCGCAGCGGCGCCTGCTTCATGGAAATTGCGCGCCGTCGCGGCGACTTCGCCATTGCCGGTGTCGCGGCGGTCGTGTCGCTGGATGACGAGCGGCGCTGCGCCGAGGTGCGGATTGCGCTCTGCGGCGTCGGGGAGACGCCCGTCGATGCAAGTGCTTCTGCCTCGACGATCGTCGGTGATCGCTTGACCGGTGAGGCCATCGAGACCATCGCCGGCCATGTGCAGGAGATGATCGCGCCATTCGGCAATGTCCACGCCTCCGCCGACTACCAGCGTCATGTCGCCGGCGTTCTGACTCAGCGCGTACTGCGTACGGCACATCAGCGAGCCGGTCATGCCTGA
- a CDS encoding ABC transporter ATP-binding protein, producing MPKPSLSTSDEPVAAPAPKRPVVDAQNISLTFDTADGRVEALSNVNLQVVEGEFVSFIGPSGCGKTTMLRVIADLQQPSSGTLTVNGMSAEGARLARSYGYVFQAPALFPWRTIEKNLKLPLEIMGYSEIEQQQRVERYLSMVNLTGFERKFPWQLSGGMQQRVSIARALSFDPPLLLMDEPFGALDEIVRDHLNEQLLQLWKSTGKTALFVTHSIPEAVFLSTKIVVMSPRPGRIIDIIDCDFPADRSLEIRETPEFLKVAQRVRNGLRAGHSYDE from the coding sequence ATGCCAAAGCCAAGTCTTTCCACATCCGACGAGCCGGTTGCTGCCCCCGCACCGAAGCGGCCCGTGGTCGATGCACAAAACATCTCACTCACCTTCGACACGGCGGACGGCCGCGTCGAAGCGCTCTCCAACGTCAACCTGCAGGTCGTCGAAGGCGAGTTCGTCTCCTTCATCGGCCCGTCAGGTTGCGGCAAGACCACGATGCTGCGGGTGATCGCCGATTTGCAACAGCCCTCCTCCGGCACGCTGACGGTCAACGGTATGAGCGCGGAAGGAGCCCGCCTCGCGCGCAGCTACGGCTATGTGTTCCAGGCGCCGGCTCTGTTTCCGTGGCGAACCATCGAGAAGAACCTGAAGCTGCCGCTGGAGATCATGGGCTATTCCGAGATCGAGCAGCAGCAACGGGTCGAGCGCTATCTGTCGATGGTCAACCTCACCGGCTTCGAGCGCAAATTTCCCTGGCAGCTCTCCGGCGGCATGCAGCAGCGGGTCTCGATCGCCCGCGCATTGTCCTTCGATCCGCCGCTGCTTCTGATGGACGAGCCGTTCGGCGCACTCGACGAGATCGTACGCGATCACCTCAACGAGCAGCTGCTGCAGCTCTGGAAGTCCACCGGCAAGACCGCCCTGTTCGTAACCCATTCGATTCCCGAAGCAGTGTTCCTGTCGACCAAGATCGTGGTGATGTCGCCGCGCCCGGGCCGCATCATCGATATCATCGACTGCGATTTCCCGGCCGACCGATCGCTAGAGATCCGCGAGACGCCGGAATTCCTGAAGGTGGCGCAGCGCGTCCGCAATGGGTTGCGCGCGGGGCACTCCTATGACGAGTAA
- a CDS encoding ABC transporter permease, producing MTSNALALPLRSSRSLRDHPLVAGYAPVLTMVLALVAIWYVAAVAMNWSLVRDGFEREETPYTTSDVLAGTMDAERPLLPAPHQIASAFLDSVFGYPPFAPRSLVYHSLVTLSATLLGFVLGALFGIVLALLIVHSRVLERSLLPWIICSQMVPVLALAPIFIVVLGALGLHGLLPKAIISAYLCFFPITIGMVKGFTSPDPLQLELMRTWSATPRQVLWKLRWPASVPYLVASLKVAVTISLIGAIVAELPTGAEAGIGARLLSGSYYGQTIQLWSALVAAAVLSSGLIALIGLIERTIGRRMGAH from the coding sequence ATGACGAGTAACGCCCTCGCTCTGCCTTTGCGCAGCTCACGCTCGCTGCGGGATCATCCTCTGGTCGCGGGTTACGCGCCGGTCCTGACAATGGTGCTGGCGCTCGTCGCGATCTGGTATGTCGCGGCCGTGGCCATGAACTGGTCCCTGGTTCGTGACGGCTTCGAACGCGAGGAGACGCCGTACACGACGAGCGACGTGCTCGCTGGCACGATGGACGCCGAGCGGCCGCTGCTGCCGGCACCGCACCAGATCGCCTCCGCGTTTCTCGATTCCGTGTTTGGCTATCCGCCATTCGCCCCGCGCAGCCTCGTCTATCATTCGCTGGTGACGTTGTCGGCGACATTGCTCGGCTTTGTGCTCGGCGCGCTGTTCGGGATCGTGCTGGCGCTCCTGATCGTGCACAGCCGGGTGCTGGAGCGGAGTCTCCTGCCCTGGATCATCTGCTCGCAGATGGTGCCTGTGCTGGCGCTGGCCCCGATCTTCATCGTGGTGCTGGGAGCGCTCGGCTTGCACGGCCTGCTGCCGAAAGCAATCATCTCGGCCTATCTGTGCTTCTTTCCCATCACGATCGGCATGGTCAAGGGCTTCACCTCGCCCGACCCGCTCCAGCTCGAACTGATGCGGACATGGTCGGCGACGCCGCGCCAGGTGCTGTGGAAGCTGCGCTGGCCGGCGTCGGTCCCCTATCTCGTCGCGAGCCTCAAGGTCGCCGTCACCATCTCGCTGATCGGCGCCATCGTCGCGGAACTGCCAACGGGCGCGGAGGCCGGCATCGGCGCGCGGCTGCTCTCGGGTTCCTATTACGGTCAGACGATTCAGCTCTGGTCCGCACTGGTCGCTGCCGCCGTGCTGTCATCCGGCTTGATCGCGCTGATCGGACTGATCGAGCGCACGATCGGCCGCCGCATGGGAGCACATTGA
- a CDS encoding ABC transporter permease: MDPRKLRLGFIAATAALALASALPLAPQTPPLSAYPAVWPIVGAAGALFMVAAWLSDWRATIPGLAGAALAATASLLLLSDPAVAGSARAGFWMIVIACWLSAALGVITLAGMHPGRGKRQRVVGLLVPLLFGLTVFYLWEVAVRGFGVPPVLLPSPSAAGAKFVHSLPTLGADFVQTFVRGVLAGYVIGCGAGLLVAMLAHRYAFLGRGLLPLGNFFSALPLVGVAPIMVMWFGFDWPSKAAVVVLVTFFPMLVNAIAGLNAAGHIERDLMRSYGATHSQALTKLYLPAALPFIFNALKINATLALIGAIVAEFFGTPTQGIGFRISVEAGRMAIDMVWAEIALAALAGMAFYGIVTLAERATTFWHPSYRT, from the coding sequence ATGGATCCGCGCAAGCTGAGGCTGGGATTCATCGCCGCAACCGCCGCGCTGGCGCTTGCTTCCGCGCTTCCACTTGCACCACAAACACCGCCCTTGTCGGCCTATCCAGCCGTCTGGCCAATCGTCGGGGCGGCCGGCGCATTGTTCATGGTGGCTGCCTGGCTGTCGGACTGGCGGGCAACGATTCCCGGTCTCGCCGGTGCGGCACTTGCCGCCACGGCGTCGCTGCTGCTGCTGAGCGATCCGGCCGTGGCGGGATCGGCGCGCGCGGGCTTCTGGATGATCGTGATCGCCTGCTGGCTATCGGCGGCCCTCGGCGTGATCACTCTCGCCGGAATGCACCCGGGCCGGGGCAAGCGGCAACGCGTCGTCGGTCTCCTGGTCCCGCTCCTGTTCGGTCTCACCGTGTTCTATCTCTGGGAGGTCGCGGTGCGCGGCTTCGGCGTGCCGCCGGTGCTGCTGCCCTCGCCAAGCGCGGCGGGAGCGAAATTCGTCCACTCGTTGCCGACGCTTGGCGCCGATTTCGTCCAGACCTTCGTGCGCGGCGTGCTGGCCGGTTACGTCATCGGCTGCGGTGCCGGGCTTCTGGTGGCGATGCTGGCCCATCGCTACGCCTTTCTCGGCCGCGGGCTGTTGCCGCTCGGCAATTTCTTCTCGGCGCTGCCGCTTGTCGGCGTCGCCCCGATCATGGTGATGTGGTTCGGCTTCGACTGGCCTTCGAAGGCCGCCGTCGTCGTGCTCGTCACCTTCTTTCCGATGCTGGTGAACGCGATCGCCGGGCTTAACGCCGCCGGCCATATCGAGCGCGACCTGATGCGCTCTTACGGCGCCACCCATTCCCAGGCGCTGACCAAGCTGTACCTGCCGGCTGCGCTCCCGTTCATCTTCAATGCGCTGAAGATCAACGCCACACTTGCCCTGATTGGCGCGATCGTTGCAGAGTTTTTCGGAACTCCGACGCAGGGCATCGGATTTCGCATCTCCGTCGAGGCGGGCCGCATGGCCATCGACATGGTCTGGGCGGAGATTGCGCTGGCCGCCCTCGCCGGAATGGCCTTCTACGGCATTGTCACGCTCGCCGAACGCGCGACAACATTTTGGCATCCGTCCTACCGGACCTAG
- a CDS encoding ABC transporter substrate-binding protein yields the protein MKHALALAAGLSLGLTLSNAQAADSVTIQLKWVAQAQFAGYFVAKDKGFYKEAGLDVTIKPGGPDVAPPQVLAGGGADVTVDWMPSALASREKGVPLVNISQTFKKSGLELTCRADTGIKKPTDLKGKTLGIWYGGNEYPFLSWMSKLGYKTDGSAGGVKVIKQGFNVDPILQKQADCVSTMAYNEYWQVIDGGFKPSQLVVFKYEDEGVATLEDGLYVLEKNLKDPAFVAKMAKFVKASMKGWEYAKAHPDEAVKIILAGDSTGAKTEKDQKRMMGEIAKLLGEADGKLDVKDYDRTVATLMSGGSDPVITKKPEGAYSFAVYEAMKK from the coding sequence ATGAAGCACGCATTGGCACTGGCGGCAGGTCTTTCGCTCGGCCTGACGCTTTCGAACGCACAAGCAGCCGATTCCGTCACCATCCAGCTCAAATGGGTCGCCCAGGCCCAGTTCGCCGGCTACTTCGTCGCCAAGGACAAGGGCTTCTACAAGGAGGCCGGTCTCGACGTGACCATCAAGCCGGGCGGGCCGGACGTGGCACCGCCACAGGTGCTCGCCGGCGGTGGCGCGGACGTCACGGTCGACTGGATGCCGTCGGCACTCGCCTCGCGTGAAAAAGGCGTGCCGCTCGTCAATATCTCGCAGACCTTCAAGAAGAGCGGCCTGGAGCTGACCTGCCGCGCCGACACCGGCATCAAGAAGCCCACCGACCTCAAGGGCAAGACGCTCGGCATCTGGTACGGCGGCAACGAATACCCCTTCCTGTCCTGGATGTCGAAGCTCGGCTACAAGACCGACGGCTCGGCCGGCGGCGTCAAGGTGATCAAGCAGGGCTTCAACGTCGATCCGATCCTGCAAAAGCAGGCCGACTGCGTCTCGACCATGGCCTACAACGAATACTGGCAGGTGATCGACGGCGGCTTCAAGCCGAGCCAGCTCGTCGTCTTCAAATACGAGGACGAAGGCGTCGCTACGCTCGAGGATGGTCTCTACGTGCTGGAGAAGAATTTGAAGGATCCGGCCTTCGTCGCCAAGATGGCAAAGTTCGTCAAGGCGTCGATGAAGGGCTGGGAGTACGCCAAGGCTCACCCGGATGAGGCCGTGAAGATCATTCTGGCCGGCGACTCGACCGGCGCAAAGACCGAGAAGGATCAGAAGCGGATGATGGGCGAGATCGCCAAGCTGCTCGGCGAAGCCGACGGCAAGCTTGACGTCAAGGACTACGACCGTACGGTCGCGACCCTGATGTCAGGCGGCTCCGATCCGGTCATCACCAAAAAGCCCGAGGGCGCCTATAGCTTCGCCGTCTACGAGGCGATGAAGAAGTGA
- a CDS encoding GntR family transcriptional regulator has product MSNDAVGLVGRDNLTARVFGELRLALMEGRFRPGHRFKIRELAEAMGVSETPIREALMQLVRARVLDMQASRLIEVARLSAAQYEELRGIRILLEGLAAERATTRISKADIANLKKYHQALVAAERGRRWREAVQVNWQFHHTLYKAADAPELLEMIETIWLRNGPLLNMLYPHATPTYPGRHQHLNVLDGLAARNPEAVKQSIKADLMEGGARLLQLLQDIEAGVTPSRPDAATI; this is encoded by the coding sequence ATGTCCAACGATGCTGTCGGTCTGGTCGGCCGCGACAACCTGACGGCCCGTGTGTTCGGGGAATTGCGGCTCGCCTTGATGGAGGGACGATTCCGTCCGGGTCACCGTTTCAAGATCCGCGAGCTCGCCGAGGCGATGGGCGTCTCCGAAACGCCGATCCGGGAAGCGCTGATGCAATTGGTGCGCGCGCGGGTGCTTGACATGCAGGCAAGCCGCTTGATCGAGGTCGCGCGCCTGAGCGCGGCTCAGTACGAGGAACTACGCGGCATCCGGATTTTGCTCGAAGGACTGGCCGCGGAACGCGCGACCACCCGGATCTCCAAGGCCGATATCGCTAATCTCAAGAAGTATCATCAGGCGCTGGTCGCTGCCGAACGCGGCAGGCGCTGGCGCGAGGCCGTGCAGGTGAACTGGCAATTCCACCATACGCTCTACAAGGCTGCCGACGCACCCGAGCTGCTTGAGATGATCGAGACGATCTGGCTCCGCAACGGTCCTCTGCTCAACATGTTGTATCCGCATGCGACCCCGACCTATCCGGGACGGCATCAGCATCTCAACGTGCTCGACGGTCTTGCCGCAAGAAATCCCGAGGCGGTGAAGCAGTCGATCAAGGCCGATCTGATGGAGGGAGGCGCCAGATTGCTGCAGCTGCTTCAGGATATCGAAGCCGGCGTGACGCCGTCGCGGCCGGATGCCGCAACGATCTGA
- a CDS encoding aminotransferase class III-fold pyridoxal phosphate-dependent enzyme encodes MAPDDSSSRLLSQDEALRARALKVIPGGMWGHMNVARLPPGYPQFFRSASGCRLRDMAGTEYVDLMCGYGPIVLGYGDPDVEAAATAQRGRGDLMTGPAECQIELAELVVETIPHADWVLFAKNGTDATTACVTIARAGTQRRKVLVAKGSYHGAAPWCTPSLAGVTAEDRAHILHFDYNDVPSLELAADEAGCDLAAVLVTAFKHDVRRHQEAPTPAFTHAVRRICNAAGAALILDDVRAGFRLHTGGSWEPYGVRPDLCAWSKAIANGHPLAAVTGTDRFRDAAQQVYVTGSFWCSAVPMAAAIATIKKLRATGAIATMEAMGHRLRDGLEAQARAHDIRLRQTGPVQMPMIMFEDDPDFVLGYRFVQEALRRGAYMHPWHNMFLCAAHQADDIDRVLEATNEALKQVAALVDRRQSAKAVQ; translated from the coding sequence ATGGCACCTGATGACAGCTCATCCAGGCTCCTTTCGCAGGACGAGGCGTTGCGGGCCCGAGCCTTGAAGGTCATTCCCGGTGGCATGTGGGGCCACATGAATGTCGCTCGGCTGCCTCCCGGCTATCCGCAGTTTTTTCGCAGCGCGAGTGGCTGCCGCCTCCGGGATATGGCGGGCACCGAATACGTCGACCTGATGTGCGGCTACGGGCCGATCGTGCTCGGTTACGGCGATCCCGATGTGGAGGCTGCAGCCACGGCGCAGCGTGGCCGTGGCGACTTGATGACCGGGCCGGCTGAATGCCAGATCGAACTCGCCGAGCTCGTGGTCGAGACCATTCCGCACGCCGACTGGGTGCTGTTCGCCAAGAACGGCACCGACGCGACGACGGCCTGCGTGACCATCGCGCGTGCGGGCACGCAACGGCGCAAGGTGCTGGTGGCGAAAGGCTCCTATCACGGTGCCGCGCCGTGGTGCACGCCCTCGCTGGCCGGCGTCACCGCGGAGGATCGAGCCCACATCCTGCACTTTGATTATAACGACGTTCCGAGCCTGGAACTAGCCGCCGACGAGGCCGGCTGCGACCTCGCAGCAGTGCTGGTGACGGCGTTCAAGCATGACGTGAGGCGCCACCAGGAGGCGCCGACGCCCGCGTTCACACACGCGGTGCGGAGGATCTGCAACGCGGCCGGTGCAGCGCTGATTCTCGACGACGTCAGGGCGGGCTTTCGCCTTCACACCGGCGGAAGCTGGGAGCCGTACGGCGTGCGGCCCGATCTGTGCGCCTGGAGCAAGGCGATCGCCAACGGTCATCCGCTTGCGGCGGTGACCGGCACCGATCGCTTTCGCGACGCCGCGCAACAGGTTTATGTCACCGGCTCCTTCTGGTGCTCGGCTGTACCGATGGCGGCAGCAATTGCCACCATCAAGAAACTGCGCGCGACCGGTGCGATCGCAACGATGGAAGCCATGGGCCACCGTCTACGCGACGGGCTCGAGGCGCAGGCACGCGCGCATGATATACGGTTGCGGCAGACCGGGCCGGTCCAGATGCCGATGATCATGTTCGAGGACGATCCGGATTTCGTGCTCGGTTATCGTTTCGTGCAGGAGGCCCTGCGGCGCGGTGCCTACATGCATCCCTGGCACAACATGTTTCTGTGCGCTGCACATCAGGCCGACGATATCGATCGAGTCCTCGAGGCGACCAACGAAGCCCTCAAGCAGGTGGCCGCTCTGGTCGACCGGCGCCAGTCTGCGAAAGCGGTCCAGTGA